The following is a genomic window from Marinobacter sp. NP-4(2019).
AGCAGCAGGCCGTAGAATCCTGGCTCCAGGAAAACACCGGCAAAAAACAGAGAACCGGTAATCGCCCCAAACCGCACCAGCCGAACTCGCTGACCGGACCGGTCCCCCAACCAGCCCCACACGCTGGGAGCAATAATCTTGGTGAGCTGGATCGTCGCCATCAGCGTGGCGATCTGGAGGTAGGAAAAACCCTGCCCCTCAAGGTAAAGGGACCAATAGGGAAGAAGCCCTCCCAGGAGGGCAAAAAACCAGAAATAGAGGTTTGACAGCCGCCAGTAGATAACAATAACCCTTCGGGTTGCCTTCAGAGCTGGCCGAGAACCGGGGTAGAGACCTCCACATCGCCGTTCTGACCACGATGGCGCAAGTAGTGGTCCATCAGGACAATGGCCATCATCGCCTCTGCAATCGGCGTTGCCCGAATGCCTACGCAAGGATCATGTCGCCCGGTGGTAATAACTTCCACGGGGTTGCCGTGAACATCGATACTACGTCCCGGCAACCTCAGGCTCGATGTCGGCTTCAGGGCAATGCTGGCCACAATCGGCTGGCCAGACGATATGCCTCCCAGCACGCCGCCGGCGTTGTTGGACAAAAATCCTTCGGGCGTCATCTCATCCCGGTGTTCGGTGCCTTTTTGCTCGATACACCCAAAACCGGCACCGACTTCCACACCCTTAACGGCGTTAATGCTCATCAGTGCATGGGCAAGATCCGCATCCAGGCGATCAAAGATCGGCTCACCCAGTCCGGGAGGCACACCCTCCGCCACTACGTTAATCCTGGCACCAATGGAATCGCCCTCCTTCCGCAAGGCATCCATATAGGCTTCCATCTCCGCCACCTTGTCAGCGTCGGGGCAAAAGAAGGGATTCTGGTGCACCTGATCCCAATCGAGTTTTTCTGCCTTGATCGGTCCCAGTTGTGACAGATAGCCACGAATCCGGATACCCAGGCGCTGCTCCAGAAACTTCCTGGCAACGGCGCCCGCCGCGACCCGCATGGCCGTCTCGCGGGCCGAGGACCGGCCACCACCACGGTAGTCGCGAATACCGTACTTGTGGGCATAGGTGTAATCGGCGTGGGCCGGTCGGAACTGTTCGGAAATTTTGGAGTAATCCTTGGAGCGCTGATCGGTATTCTCAATCACCAGCCCAATCGGTGTCCCCGTGGTTTTGCCCTCGAACACCCCGGAAAGGATTTTCACCTCATCCGCCTCGCGGCGCTGGGTGGTGTGTCGGGAGGTTCCGGGCTTGCGGCGATCCAGGTCCCGCTGCATATCCTCCTCGGACAGCGCCAACCCTGGAGGGCAACCGTCGATAATGCACCCCAAAGCGGCCCCGTGACTTTCACCAAAGGTGGTGACTGTAAACAATTTTCCGAAGGTGTTTCCCGACATGATTCAGTATCTTATCCAGGGTTTATAAAAAGATTATCAGGATTTTTCCTGCCACTGCTGAAGGTCCTCGGCGGTCACCAGGAAGACGCCGTCACCACCATTTTCGAAGTCCAGCCAGGTCAGCGGCAAATCCGGATACGCCTGTTCAAGCGCAATCCAACTGTTGCCCACCTCAACAATGAGCAGTCCGCCCGGGTTCAAATGATCCGAGGCGCCGGCGATGATCCTGTGGGCAATATCCAGACCGTCATTTCCGGCAGCCAGCCCAAGTTCCGGCTCATGGCGGTACTCATCAGGCATACCCGCCATATCTTCGGCATCGACATAGGGCGGATTACTCAGGATAACGTCGTAGCGCCCTTCAATGCCGTCGAAGACATCCGACTGCACCGTACGCACCCGATCACCCAAACCATGAAGCTCGATGTTGGATCGGGCGACCTCCAGGGCATCCGATGATATATCCGAGAGATCAATTTCCGCGTCATCAAATACCGTGGCCATGCCAATGCCAATACAACCGCTGCCCGTGCAAAGATCAAGGACACGCGTCACGGGATGTTCACCAAGCCAGGGCTGAAGACCACGCTCAATAAGTTCGCCAATGGGAGAACGGGGAACCAGTACGCGCTCATCCACATTGAAAGGCATTCCCATAAACCAGGCCTCACCCAACAAATAGGCCAGGGGCACCCGCTCTTCAATGCGTCTGCGCATACGGCTGATGATAAGTTCGCGCTCTTCCCGGGTCAGGCGTGCATCGAGGAACAGGGTATTATTTTCCAGTGGCAGATGCAGGCTGCGCATCACCAATTGCACCGTCTCATCCCAAACATTGTCCGTGCCATGGCCGAAATACAACTCTGAAGCGGAGAACCGGGAAGAAACATACCGCAGGAAGTCCCTGACAGTATGCAGGTCATCAATAGGGCTGGTCACGTAGTTCGGATTCCTGTGTGAAGATGCGTGTCTGGCCGGCATTATACGCTGTTTGGGCAGCTCACTGCAGCCCTGGCGTATCACGCAGGGTCACACTGCCAGTGGGCCGGAGCTGGTACGATTCTCTTCGTAACGATCCAGGGCAGCGGCCATTCGCTCTCTCCCCAGCTGAATCAACTCCGGTGCCTTGTGGTAATCGTAACTGCGGGACGCATTTTTCGGCACGTTGACCAGCAAATCCGGTGGGTAGCCGGCAATTTTGTACTGGACCAGCGCACTTTGCATGGTTTCGATGGTCAGGTTCATGACATCGAACTTACCAATGCCCAGCTTGTCCCAATCGATAGTTTCATGAACCAGGTCCGGGTCATCCTGAATTTTGTCTGCCCGTTTTTTCTCCACCGCCTTGCTGATCTTGTCTTCAGGGCTATCGCCCGATGAAGCGCCCCCTTTCCGACTGCTAAACGTTTTGATCGCATCCCAGTCAAACCAGCGGGACGCTTTTTCGCGGATCACATCCACCCATTCTTCCGTATCGCCATCTTCCCCCTCACCGGACTCGCTGAAGGCGGCATCGGGAATTCGCCGACGACGCTCATCCTCACCACTGAGGTTTACCGCCACGATCATGTCAGCATGGGAGGAAATCGTGGGGATAATGGGAAGCGGGTTCAACAGCGCACCATCCACCAGAACCCGGCCATTAAGAACCAGGGGCGTCACCACACTGGGAATGGCAACGGAAGCGCGAATAGCCTGATCCAGCGGCCCCTCCTGAAACCAGATTTCCTTGTGCGCCAGCAAATCCGTGGCGACTGCTGTATAAGCAATGGGCAGATCCTCAATGCGGGTGTCTCCCAACATGTCCCGCACGACCGAGAATATTTTCTCACCTCGAATGGCACCCACGGAATTAAACGTAACGTCCAACAGCTTGAGAACATCAAATTGACCAAGCCCTGTCACCCAGTCCTTGTAGTCCTTCATTTTCCCGGCCGCATACATCCCGCCGATCAGAGCCCCCATGGAGCACCCGGAGATGGCAATAACCTCATAGCCCCGCTCTTCCAGGACCTCAATGGCACCAATATGGGCATAGCCCCGGGCACCACCACTACCCAGGGTCAACGCTACGGTTTTACCATGCCCCGGCTTCAGGGCTTTCTTTTCAGATGACGCTGGCGTTTCGGCAGAGGGAGCATCAGCCCTCTGTACGACAGTGGCGACACTCTCTGTCCGGTTGTCAGTCTTGTCGGATTGATTATCGGTTGGTTTACTCACCCGGTGCACCTCGTATCACGACAATTTCGACACGATCACCCTGACGTTCCGGAGAAGGAATGACAACAGACGGCCCAATGGTAATCAGCGTCTGACGGCTTCTGGAGATTCCGCTTTTGTCGAGTACCTGTGATAACGACTCCATAGCCTGCCGAGCCCGATCCATGGCGCCTTCCAGGGACTCCTGTTCCCCGAGCGCCGCAAAACCTGAAAGCACCACTTTGGCACCGTCATCCTCCACCCAGTTATTCAGCATTCTGCGGTCCGTCGCACTCCAATCAAAACGATGGGTGACCCCTCCCTGCCAGGGCACAATGATCGGTCCACTGATCCTGGCGTTGATGGAATCCAGGCCGGGAATCGCCGCACCTCTACCGGCTTCCAGGTGTTCAATCCAGACATACTCCCGCTGCGTACCACGGGTGACGGTGTATACCAGGGTAAGCCAGGTCACGCCGGATTCTCCCGTCACCGCTGCAACAAGATAATCCTGGTCGGCATCGCGCCCATACAGCGTATACTGATCAAAAATCTGGTTCGCCCAGACATTACTTCGGCCACAACTGCGACCGCTGCACTCAAACAACACTTGAGCACCCCGTGCCTGTAATATTCTCTCATAGTGTTCGCGTGCCTCACCACGACTGGCATCCCGATTGATCTGGTACAGACGCCCTGCACCTCTAACCGGGAGTCTTGCCATTCGTTCTGAGCGAATCTGATTGTTAATCTCCCTGACCGGACTGAACAGAATCAGGTGACCGGAAGAGGCAACCGCCACCTCTTCTTCCAGTGAGGACTGTGGAAATGCCTCCGGAAACTCTGCCAGATGCTCGTCACTTACTTGCGCGACGGCAACGGGACCGACAGCCAGGACAAGAAATCCAACGACAAAACAACTTAATAGCCCTCTAAGCTTCATGGCTGATAAATTCCCTGATTGCTTGACTGACCGGCTCAATGTCTCCGTCAAAATGGCAGTGATGGCCACCGGGTACCGTCACGGTTTCCATCCGGGGAATGGCATCCAGGCGAGGCTCCCAGCCTTTCCTGGAGGACAACAGCCCGTGCTCGGCACGGATAAACAGGGTACGGGTCCTGACTTCCCGAAGGCTCGCCAACACCTGCGATTCCTCCAGCATCATCATTGAAGGATGACGGAGTCTCGGATCGGTGCGCCAGACAAACCCGCTGTCGACCGCTTTCATGTTACGGGGGATGAGAGTCATCGCCGCCTCCGGAGATAGTGGGCTCAACCCTCCTTCCCGGGCTTTGGCGGCGGTCTGGGGATCGGAGTACACCACCGACTTGCCTGACCCGGTCATGCGCTTCCTGATCGCCCTGCGCAATTGCGGAATGGTGTCCTCTGGTGGCCGGCTGATCGGGCCGATACTGTCAATCATCACCAGATTCCGGACATGCTCCGGAAACGCCGCCGCATACAGGACACACACAATTCCGCCCAGGGAGTGGCCGATCAGATCCACCTTGTGGTCCGGGGCATGATCAAAATAACGTTCGATCAATTCCGCCAGATCGGCTACATAATCCATCAGCAGGTAACTCTGACCTTCCGCACGATGACCGGAGTGCCCGTGACCCGCCAAATCCACGGCATACACGTCCCTTCCACGCGGCAACTCAGGCGCCAGATGAGCAAATGTCAGGCTGTTATCCAGCCAGCCGTGGAGCATCAGGATCGGACAGGAATCACCCTGAGCCTCTTTGTCAGACCACCGCAGACCCGCCAACTCGATGTTTTCAAGGGGCCAGGTCACCTCTTCGGGCGTCACTTCGGCGGCCACTTTCGGGGATAACACAATGTCATTCATTAAAAGATCAGTTCACCTTGGGTTACATGGTGTGAGTCGGACGGTCGGAATTCAGGGAACCTGCCAGATAGGACTCAATCTTGGTCCGCGCGGTTTCATCATCTCCGTTGAACTGAACTCCGATGCCAGCGGCTCGGTTACCCTGTGCGCCCTTTGGGGTAATCCAGATCACTTTACCGGCAACCGGAATTTTCTCGGGTTCATCCATCAGGTTCAGCAACAGAAACACTTCGTCCCCGAGCTGGTACTGTTTCTGGGTCGGAATGAACAGCCCACCCTGTCGGATGTATGGCATATACGCCGCATACAGTACGGCTTTGTCCTTGATGGTAAGGGTCAGAATGCCACTTCGTGCGCCAAAGCCGGGGCCCATAGTTAACACCTTTCTATACTGGCTGTGAAACGTTGTACTTTGTTGTATTACACCGTCGGATTACGCCGTTGGCTAAGCCGACCTACAGTCTGAGACTGAAAATTATCTGATATTTCGCAATCATAGCAGCAGTTGGCCAAAATCGCTCTCTCTGCGACCCGCGCGGTTTCCGTTCAGGCCGGCGCCCGTTTACGGGGCATTAATTCCTGCCACGCGATCAGCAGTCTGCCGGCTTCAAGCTCCGGGTTGACGTTGTACACCGCCGCGGAACGTGTCTCCTGAACCAGCTCCAGGATCTGATGAGCGCGCCACGGTGGGTTGGATCTGGCGAGATAGCTCAGCATATCCGCTGCGTCCGTATCCCTTGGGGTACCCCCCGCGGAAATTCTGGCCAGATCCGCCGCCCAACCTTCAAACAGCCCCAGGGCGCCTTCCAGCCCGAGCGCCTTGAACGGCTTGGCGGCTTCACCCACGGTTAACTGACCTTTCATGAATTGACGGAATTGCGCCAGGGCCTGCTCCCGTAATGTCAGGAAATCACCGGTCAGGTATTCATAGGCCAGCCTCGGCGTGTTGCCGGATAACGCCAGTGCTTTGCTGCACAACTCCACGGAGGGGCGATCGGCTTCATCCAGTTTCATGACTTCAGCCGCCAGCCAGCGGGCTGCGGCATCGCCATCCGGAATGGCAATCGACAGTATCTGACAGCGGGAGCGGATGGTCGGCAGAACCGGGCGCCCGCTTTCCTGCAACAATATGAGGACGACGTCATCAGAAGGCTCTTCCAGGGTTTTCAGCAACGCGTTGGCGGAGTTGATGTTCAATTGATCTGCACGATCAATAATCGCCACCTTGCGTTGCCCGACCTGCGGAGACGATACGGCGAACGAGGACAGTGCCCGAATCTGATCTACCTTGATCATCCGCGACTTTTCCGGGCTGTAAACGCGAATATCCGGATGGGTACCGGCCGCCACCAATTCACACTGCTTGCAGACGCCACAAGGCTGGAGCCCCTGATCTCCATCATCGACAGGCCGCTCACAGATCAGTAAGCCGGCAACGCCATCGGCAAACATCCGCTTGCCAACACCACGCTCGCCCGCAACCAGCAGCGCATGAGGCAGCCGGTTTTCACCAAGACGTTTCTGCAGGCTCTGCCAGGCATCGTGAAGCCAGGGCATGGACACTTCGGATGGATTCAACCTGTTACCCTTCTGGTGGCGGTTTCGCGGGACTGTGAGGTATCCCGGGACATCTGTTTACGCATGGTGGTCAGCAAGCGCGCCATCTTCTCACGGAGCCGGCGCTGACCCTCTTCCGGTTCGCTGCCATAGTAATGCTTGTTTACCAATCGGGCAAAAACTCTGGCCGTTCCCGCTGCCCCGGGTCTGGCCAGGGCAATCCGTTCCGCCAGTTGCGTGGGTGTCTCGCCAAAACGCACCGGAATACCGGCACGATGACACAGCTTGTGCCAACGCCGGATTAACCGCCCCGCAGGATCGCCGCGAGACGAGCGGCGTATTTGCCAGGAGGAAAAGCCTCCGGCTACCAGCAGGGCGAATCCGACAATGCCCGCCGTTGCGTAGCCCAGCTCCTTCAATCCAAGCCCACCGGGCAAACGGGACATCAAATCCATCTGGGACTGCCCCTGGTAGCCTACCACCCAGCGCTGCCAATGATAGTTGATCCGGTCCAGTTGCAGGGACGCCCACTGCAGCATGGCCATATTGCCGTACCGTTGTGGCGACGCCCAGTCATCCTCCAGAAACGAGCCTTCCTCGGCCACAGCGTCACGCAACCCGGACTCAATCCGGTCAGGTGCAATGGCAGCGGTTGGATCCACCCGCACCCAACCTTCGCCATCCAGCCACGCCTCGACCCACGCATGGGCGTCGTATTGGCGCACCACGAGATACTCGTCACCCGCTCCCGGATCGCCTCCCTGATACCCCACGACCACTCGGGCGGGTATGCCGGCGGCCCGCAACAAGAACGTTGTCGCACCCGCATAATGAGCGCAGAAGCCCCGTTTTTCATCAAACAGCAGGGCATCGATACCGTCTTCCGGCATCGCAGGCGGTCGCAGGGTGTAATAATATGCCTGCTGCCGGAACCGGGACATCAATGCCTCAACCATGCCTGCGGCGTCGGGATTGTCTGCCTTCATTTGTTCTGCCAGAGCCCGTGCCCGCGGATTACCACTCCGTGGTAACTGCAAGTAGCGGCGCAGCTGTCGGGGATCCTCAGCAACGGCATCACGCTGGCCGTTGCCCTGTAGCTCCATACGGTAGCGCACCGTCGTGTCGGCCGGGCGACGAAACCGGAACACCCCCTCGTCGGTTGGCACCACATTGTCGGAGACCGCCACAGACCCTTCCAGGACAAAAGCCCAGCGCTGGTCCGTGGGTTCCATCAATACATCGTACTGACCGGACGTCAGGTCTCCCACACCACCATCGAGAGACACTCGTCCCGGTCGCCTGAACGGCTCCCCCTGCCCCTGGCGCCAGGTTTCTCCGTCCAGATAGTCCAGTATCAAGCCCCGCCAGTAACGATCCCGATAGGCGGGAAGTTCGCCGCCGAAGGTTGCGCGGAAAGCTCTATCACTACTCTGGGCGAGGTTGGAAATATCTCCGGGGCGCATGGTGTCACTGATACCTGAGCGGGCTTCTCCGGACACCAAAGGCACACTCCAGAGCGGAGCCATTCGCGGAAAGAATACGAACAGCAACACGACTACCGGCAACGTTTTCAACAGCATCATGCCCAAGCGACGCCAGCCGGACCGCATGGATGCTGGTAAATCCGGCGCGTTCAGAATCTGAAGCCCCACCAGTAATAAACTGACCGCCAGCAGATTCAGGACTGTCCAGTAGATCTCCTGATGAAACAGGAAGTTGACGGTTGCCAGGTACACCAGAATAAAGAACAGCACATAGAAATCCCGGGTGGAACGGGTTTCCAGCCACTTGAGTCCTACTGCGAGGACGAAGAACGAGGCGGCCGTATCCACCGTAAACCGCCCCTGAACCGTGGCGATATAAATAGCGATCACCCCCAGCATGATCGCGGTCCTCAGCCATTTTCCGGGTAAACGGACACGACCGGACTGAGCCAGCCAACGCCAGCCCGCCAGAGCAACGCAGCTGGCGATCAGCCATACTGGCAAACGGTCCCATTGCGGCGCCAACAGCAACGCAAAACTGGCTATCACCCAGAGTAGGGCCCTGGTGGGAAGCGGGGGAGTTTCAGCCCCTGACACCTCATAATGACCTGAAAACGCCGCCATCAACCGCCCTCCCCGATGGCTGTCGATCCTGCTGCGCGGGCCCTTGTGCCAAACATGCTCGGGGAATCATCCCGAGGCTTCTCCAGACCAAACACCGCAAGACTTTTAAGGCAGCGGCTAACATGAGCGGGGCCGGTATCTGGCTCAATAACCTGGCCCGGCAGATTCAAGCCAAACGGCGTACCCGACCGGCCGCGCTCAAGAACGAGCGCCGTCAGATAGCTGATCCGCAACTCCTGGTCCACGCCTGGAAACGCCTGATAATCAAGCCAGTGGGGACTGCCCTGTTCACCTTCCCAGTCTGCGATCACCATCTGGCCGGTACGGGCGTAGCGTTTCCATAATACGCGCTGGGCCAGATCCCCTTCCCGCCAGGGCCGCATGTCAGCGTGGTCGTTGCCTTCCACGGAGCGGGAGGATTCCTGATCGTCACCATCAGACACCGTGCTCGCGGCGTCCGGTGCCGGCACGGGGCGCGGGTAGACAATGCCGAAAGATGCCGGCCGTATCCAGGACCAGGCCTTGAGTAATCCGAATGGGAAACGGGTCTCGACCCGGACCCTATCGGGGCGAAAATACCCCCTCTCCCGGCTCGCCGCCGAAAGCTCCAGATCACCAGCCTGCCCCGCCGGTACGTGCTGCTGGCTCAGGGCGTACTCATCACACGCCAGGGAAATGGCGACAGCGTCGTGCTTGCCAGACACCGCACGGAAGCGGAATGGAATCCGCTCACCGGCAAACCCCTCACCGGCCTGAACAAGGGTAAGTTCCAGCCCCGCCAGGTTACGGTGCGTCTGATGCATCGCGGCCACCAGAAGGGCGCCCAGCATGAAAGTCAGCAGGTAGATCAGGCTATTTTGATAATTGATGCCGGTAATCAGCATTACCAGCAGCAACAGGCCAAACACCACGCCCGGGCCGGTCGGCAAAATGAAAATATTTCGCTGGCTGAATACCTGTTTATCCGTGCGGGGAATCCTGCGATTGACCCAGCGCCGCCAGCGTGAACGAAGTGCCTGAAACATAAAGGTCCTGTTAGCAACCCCAGGGCGCCCCCGGGAAAATCAGCCGCCTATATAACCATCTTTACCAGAATATTTATAACAATACTGACAATACACCGATAGTGGTCACAATCCCGCCATAAATCCCTTGAATTTGTGTCTGGCAATCCGAATACTGATTGTAAAGGGAGCGAACTGATTGCAGTGTTATCAGGCGTACCTCCTACATTGTGGATCACAGCCAGGGGGCTATACCATGACACGCCCAACCCCTCTCTCCATTGCCATTGCCGGCGCCACCGGACTTGCTGTTTTCAGCGCAACGCTGTCGGCGGGTGTGCAAACCATGACATCCGATGAGATGGTAGACACCTATGTGAAAGACTCCGCCGTTATCGTCGTCCCCAGGGACCAGCAAAAAAGCGCAGCGGAACGCCAGCGCATCATACGCTCCCTGACCATTTCACCCGGTGAACCCGTGGTGACGGAAGCGGAAGAGGAAGCTTATCGGGAGGCCCTGCAGCGGTATCAGGAAGAAGGCAAATCCGACGCCCTGGAACAGGCCGCGGAAGAGTTTCTTCGCCGTGCCCTGCTGCTGCCTCAGGAAGAACTGGCTCGTGCCCAGCCCCGCGTGGATTTCACCCCCACAATCCCGCCCATCATCTTTGGTCAGCAGGCTCAGATTCCGGATGAACCGTTCACACAGACATTCCTGAACGATCAGCTCGGTATCGGCTTCGACGGCCAGAACGTGAACTTTTCCATTGGCAACCCTCCCGGTATTGACCGCATTGAAGTGCCTCAGGCGATCAACGAGGGGCCCATCAGCCTGACACCACGCCCGGGCGGTGGTTTTGATTTGTCGATCGCGGTGCCGGATCAGTAGCACCCGATAACAGGATTACCTGCCATAAACGGCGCCTTTGCAAGCGCCGTTTTTTTATCTCCATAACAAAAAAACGCCCCACCGAAGCGGAGCGTTTATTGAACACCTACTGCGTCAGGTCAGATTAGTGACCGTAAACAGCCAGCTTGGTGTCGGTAACCGCCAGGTTGTCGATGGCGAGGGAACCGATGGATGTACCGCCAATTTCAACCGCACCGATGGACATGTCCATGTAGACGTTGTTCACGTCGACACGCAGCACGTCTGTGGCCGTGGAAGCACCCAGACCAGCACCTTTGTAGACGTCCAGGTCTACGTTGGCAAAGCCGGCCAGTACCTGAGCTTCCTGAGATGCCGGATCCAGACCGAATTCGCCATCAGCGTCAGCAGACATGACAGAACCGTCGCCGTCATAGTCAAAGTTGCCGCCTGCACCGGTGATCACCATGTCACGGATACCGATACCCAGGAACTCAACGTCAAAATCCATATCCTGCACGTCGAAGGCAGCAACGATGTTCAGGTGATCTGTCGCCGTATCAACGCGGAAGTCGAGCTTTGCCAGATTACCGTAACCGCTCATGTTGGAAATCAGCGTGGTACTGTCTGAACCAGTGCTGCCAGCCAGCAGTTCCATGGAACCGACAGTCATACCCCAGTCGATCGGGTTGCCATCCAGGGTGCCAACGTGGATCACCGCGTCGCCATCATCGGCCACGTCGATATCGATCTTCAGTTGGTCCAGCAGATCAGTGCCCGTGCCACCGGCTACACCGGAACCCCCAAGAACGATGTCGTTAACCGCGAAGGAGCCTTCATCCGTGTACTTGAACTGACCGATGCTTACTTTGGTTTCCAGTTCAATGGTCACACCGGCCTGACCGGTGACGTTACCCATTGCACTGTCATCCATTGCCTTCAGGTCAGCGTGAGCCGCGAAAGGGGCAGCAGCGACCGCTGTTGCGAGTGCGATTTTCTTCAGGCCTTTCATATTATCTCCTTATAAACTCATGTTGTTGTTATCTGAGTTTGTATTTTTGTTGTGGAGTCCCTTACCCCACGACGTCATTTAAGATTGTTTTACAGTCCTAGTCCGTGACTGCATTCACAGTTCTTTACGAGTCGCTTACAACCTGAAACAAACGCGCATTACTTCTCAGTTTCACCCCTGATGAGCTGGTGATTCGTGCTTATCGTCGTAAAACATCTGGAACGGCTTTTCCCTGGTAACCGCCTGTAAGAACGACACTTCCCCACCGTCCAGACGGAACGGCACCACCTTGTTGGCAGAAATGCCCAGTCGATGTTCATGCTCTATGACCAAGACTTCGGCCTCCTCCCCCTCTTTGACCTTGCCGGTATAAAGGATGACTGCCG
Proteins encoded in this region:
- the aroC gene encoding chorismate synthase, whose amino-acid sequence is MSGNTFGKLFTVTTFGESHGAALGCIIDGCPPGLALSEEDMQRDLDRRKPGTSRHTTQRREADEVKILSGVFEGKTTGTPIGLVIENTDQRSKDYSKISEQFRPAHADYTYAHKYGIRDYRGGGRSSARETAMRVAAGAVARKFLEQRLGIRIRGYLSQLGPIKAEKLDWDQVHQNPFFCPDADKVAEMEAYMDALRKEGDSIGARINVVAEGVPPGLGEPIFDRLDADLAHALMSINAVKGVEVGAGFGCIEQKGTEHRDEMTPEGFLSNNAGGVLGGISSGQPIVASIALKPTSSLRLPGRSIDVHGNPVEVITTGRHDPCVGIRATPIAEAMMAIVLMDHYLRHRGQNGDVEVSTPVLGQL
- the prmB gene encoding 50S ribosomal protein L3 N(5)-glutamine methyltransferase, encoding MTSPIDDLHTVRDFLRYVSSRFSASELYFGHGTDNVWDETVQLVMRSLHLPLENNTLFLDARLTREERELIISRMRRRIEERVPLAYLLGEAWFMGMPFNVDERVLVPRSPIGELIERGLQPWLGEHPVTRVLDLCTGSGCIGIGMATVFDDAEIDLSDISSDALEVARSNIELHGLGDRVRTVQSDVFDGIEGRYDVILSNPPYVDAEDMAGMPDEYRHEPELGLAAGNDGLDIAHRIIAGASDHLNPGGLLIVEVGNSWIALEQAYPDLPLTWLDFENGGDGVFLVTAEDLQQWQEKS
- a CDS encoding patatin-like phospholipase family protein, giving the protein MKPGHGKTVALTLGSGGARGYAHIGAIEVLEERGYEVIAISGCSMGALIGGMYAAGKMKDYKDWVTGLGQFDVLKLLDVTFNSVGAIRGEKIFSVVRDMLGDTRIEDLPIAYTAVATDLLAHKEIWFQEGPLDQAIRASVAIPSVVTPLVLNGRVLVDGALLNPLPIIPTISSHADMIVAVNLSGEDERRRRIPDAAFSESGEGEDGDTEEWVDVIREKASRWFDWDAIKTFSSRKGGASSGDSPEDKISKAVEKKRADKIQDDPDLVHETIDWDKLGIGKFDVMNLTIETMQSALVQYKIAGYPPDLLVNVPKNASRSYDYHKAPELIQLGRERMAAALDRYEENRTSSGPLAV
- a CDS encoding DUF4892 domain-containing protein; translation: MKLRGLLSCFVVGFLVLAVGPVAVAQVSDEHLAEFPEAFPQSSLEEEVAVASSGHLILFSPVREINNQIRSERMARLPVRGAGRLYQINRDASRGEAREHYERILQARGAQVLFECSGRSCGRSNVWANQIFDQYTLYGRDADQDYLVAAVTGESGVTWLTLVYTVTRGTQREYVWIEHLEAGRGAAIPGLDSINARISGPIIVPWQGGVTHRFDWSATDRRMLNNWVEDDGAKVVLSGFAALGEQESLEGAMDRARQAMESLSQVLDKSGISRSRQTLITIGPSVVIPSPERQGDRVEIVVIRGAPGE
- a CDS encoding alpha/beta fold hydrolase → MNDIVLSPKVAAEVTPEEVTWPLENIELAGLRWSDKEAQGDSCPILMLHGWLDNSLTFAHLAPELPRGRDVYAVDLAGHGHSGHRAEGQSYLLMDYVADLAELIERYFDHAPDHKVDLIGHSLGGIVCVLYAAAFPEHVRNLVMIDSIGPISRPPEDTIPQLRRAIRKRMTGSGKSVVYSDPQTAAKAREGGLSPLSPEAAMTLIPRNMKAVDSGFVWRTDPRLRHPSMMMLEESQVLASLREVRTRTLFIRAEHGLLSSRKGWEPRLDAIPRMETVTVPGGHHCHFDGDIEPVSQAIREFISHEA
- a CDS encoding PilZ domain-containing protein; translated protein: MGPGFGARSGILTLTIKDKAVLYAAYMPYIRQGGLFIPTQKQYQLGDEVFLLLNLMDEPEKIPVAGKVIWITPKGAQGNRAAGIGVQFNGDDETARTKIESYLAGSLNSDRPTHTM
- the holB gene encoding DNA polymerase III subunit delta', yielding MPWLHDAWQSLQKRLGENRLPHALLVAGERGVGKRMFADGVAGLLICERPVDDGDQGLQPCGVCKQCELVAAGTHPDIRVYSPEKSRMIKVDQIRALSSFAVSSPQVGQRKVAIIDRADQLNINSANALLKTLEEPSDDVVLILLQESGRPVLPTIRSRCQILSIAIPDGDAAARWLAAEVMKLDEADRPSVELCSKALALSGNTPRLAYEYLTGDFLTLREQALAQFRQFMKGQLTVGEAAKPFKALGLEGALGLFEGWAADLARISAGGTPRDTDAADMLSYLARSNPPWRAHQILELVQETRSAAVYNVNPELEAGRLLIAWQELMPRKRAPA
- a CDS encoding transglutaminase TgpA family protein is translated as MAAFSGHYEVSGAETPPLPTRALLWVIASFALLLAPQWDRLPVWLIASCVALAGWRWLAQSGRVRLPGKWLRTAIMLGVIAIYIATVQGRFTVDTAASFFVLAVGLKWLETRSTRDFYVLFFILVYLATVNFLFHQEIYWTVLNLLAVSLLLVGLQILNAPDLPASMRSGWRRLGMMLLKTLPVVVLLFVFFPRMAPLWSVPLVSGEARSGISDTMRPGDISNLAQSSDRAFRATFGGELPAYRDRYWRGLILDYLDGETWRQGQGEPFRRPGRVSLDGGVGDLTSGQYDVLMEPTDQRWAFVLEGSVAVSDNVVPTDEGVFRFRRPADTTVRYRMELQGNGQRDAVAEDPRQLRRYLQLPRSGNPRARALAEQMKADNPDAAGMVEALMSRFRQQAYYYTLRPPAMPEDGIDALLFDEKRGFCAHYAGATTFLLRAAGIPARVVVGYQGGDPGAGDEYLVVRQYDAHAWVEAWLDGEGWVRVDPTAAIAPDRIESGLRDAVAEEGSFLEDDWASPQRYGNMAMLQWASLQLDRINYHWQRWVVGYQGQSQMDLMSRLPGGLGLKELGYATAGIVGFALLVAGGFSSWQIRRSSRGDPAGRLIRRWHKLCHRAGIPVRFGETPTQLAERIALARPGAAGTARVFARLVNKHYYGSEPEEGQRRLREKMARLLTTMRKQMSRDTSQSRETATRRVTG